From a region of the Daphnia pulicaria isolate SC F1-1A chromosome 1, SC_F0-13Bv2, whole genome shotgun sequence genome:
- the LOC124321191 gene encoding musculin-like, which yields MPRRRKDAINVTISSAGRGYSQHLHHRSTLMKEKPQQRNAANARERARMRVLSRAFCRLKTTLPWVPADTKLSKLDTLRLATTYIGHLRAVLVEGGAGRTSPVSSSQHPVVSMSWPFMFNKSGNGQSNSSSDSGSDSPMSSVDNFNLHHDCLAAEEHQPQNQRQLPHYQCSSRGEMSIMNASYQIHQQHQQGVDYSSIPSELNYCGNLTELP from the exons ATGCCGCGACGAAGAAAGGATGCGATAAACGTGACGATCTCTTCGGCAGGGCGTGGATATTCGCAACACCTCCATCATCGGTCGACTCTCATGAAAGAGAAGCCCCAACAGCGAAATG CGGCGAATGCTAGAGAGCGGGCCCGGATGCGTGTGCTTAGCCGAGCTTTCTGCCGATTGAAGACGACTCTACCCTGGGTGCCGGCCGATACGAAACTATCCAAACTGGACACTCTTCGGTTGGCCACCACTTACATCGGACATCTGCGAGCGGTTCTAGTCGAGGGTGGTGCAGGAAGAACTTCTCCCGTTTCTTCATCTCAGCATCCAGTCGTGTCGATG AGCTGGCCTTTCATGTTTAATAAATCCGGTAATGGGCAATCGAATTCTTCGTCGGATAGCGGATCAGACTCTCCCATGTCCAGCGTTGATAATTTCAATCTCCATCATGATTGTTTGGCAGCGGAAGAACACCAACCTCAAAACCAACGACAACTTCCGCACTATCAATGCAGTTCTCGAGGTGAAATGTCCATCATGAATGCAAGTTACCAGATACATCAGCAGCATCAACAAGGAGTAGACTATTCGAGCATCCCTTCGGAACTTAACTATTGTGGTAACCTGACAGAATTACCATAA
- the LOC124326871 gene encoding trimethylguanosine synthase-like isoform X1: MSEFKSWKSVCVFNFKLKNSSTEICCNFTQSFLNILLLYSDSQLVAKGLEHALESSTHTISFNSSEGVADDKTLECDWVEYWDQHGHQLVLDSWIEKYKEFIDPTYQETHKDKFCSSEEVFLDKEEISQPTDCQWTPLWAEHQQEQYLYYQNWFSQWWTEKELQKQACVIAEESIQVKELSENINPVSTLEFENLSLQANPEMEDSLNSSPIHTNANQSEKTILEKTQDFLDGLGLASNMKSADSNITCCKVLAMKKKKKNKKKKVAYNTVVAEQIAHYAKFGLNMQEDEETQNVQQLPEIPENKELKKYWAQRYRLFSKFDKGIRLDYDSWFSVTPERIARHIADRCRCDLIVDAFCGAGGNSIQFAFKCERVIAIDIDPSKIELARHNASVYGVADRIEFIVGDFFQLAPSLKADVVFLSPPWGGPKYLSAPQFCLEDMQPNGFDIFKAAQKITSNLAYFLPRNTNVDQLIGLATDGKAEIEQNILNNKIKTITAYYGELILDP; the protein is encoded by the exons atgagtgAATTTAAATCGTGGAAATCAGtttgtgtttttaattttaagttaaaGAACTCTTCAACAGAAATTTGCTGTAATTTTACACAATCATTTTTGAA tattttacttttatataGTGATTCTCAGTTAGTGGCCAAAGGTTTGGAGCATGCTTTGGAAAGCAGTACACACACAATATCCTTTAATTCTAGTGAAGGTGTTGCTGATGATAAAACTTTGGAGTGTGATTGGGTTGAATATTGGGATCAACATGGCCATCAACTAGTACTTGACAGCTGGATTGAAAAATACAAAGAATTTATTGACCCAACATATCAAGAAACCCACAAGGACAAATTTTGTTCCTCCGAAGAGGTTTTTCTGGACAAGGAAGAAATTTCTCAACCAACTGATTGTCAGTGGACACCACTCTGGGCAGAACATCAACAAGAGCAGTACTTGTATTACCAAAACTGGTTCTCTCAGTGGTGGACAGAGAAAGAGTTGCAAAAGCAAGCCTGTGTTATTGCAGAAGAGAGCATACAAGTGAAAGAGTTGAGTGAAAATATTAATCCTGTTTCCACACTTGAGTTTGAAAACCTCTCTCTCCAAGCAAACCCAGAAATGGAGGATTCTTTGAACTCAAGTCCCATTCATACAAATGCAAATCAGTCTGAAAAGACAATATTAGAAAAAACCCAAGATTTCTTAGATGGGTTAGGACTGGCAAGCAATATGAAAAGCGCAGATTCCAATATAACTTGTTGCAAAGTGCTGgccatgaagaagaagaagaaaaacaaaaagaaaaag GTAGCTTACAACACTGTTGTGGCTGAACAAATTGCTCATTACGCCAAGTTTGGTCTTAATATGCAAGAGGATGAAGAAACCCAGAATGTCCAGCAGCTGCCTGAAATACCTGAAAACAAGGAGTTGAAAAAGTACTGGGCCCAACGCTATCGGCTGTTTTCGAAATTTGACAAGGGCATTCGATTGGATTACG ATTCGTGGTTTTCGGTAACGCCGGAACGCATCGCTCGACACATTGCAGATAGATGCCGCTGTGACTTAATAGTTGATGCCTTTTGTGGAGCCGGGGGAAATTCCATTCAGTTTGCATTCAAATGTGAAAGag TCATTGCGATAGATATTGATCCTTCAAAAATAGAGCTAGCTAGGCATAATGCATCTGTATACGGAGTAGCTGATCGAATTGAATTCATCGTCggagatttttttcaattggctCCGAGTCTGAAAGCAGATGTTGTCTTTCTCTCACCTCCG tGGGGTGGACCGAAATATCTCTCAGCGCCCCAATTTTGTTTGGAAGATATGCAACCTAACGGATTCGACATATTCAAAGCAGCACAAAAGATTACATCAAACCTGGCTTACTTTCTTCCAAGGAACACTAATGTAGATCAA CTGATTGGACTCGCCACTGATGGTAAAGCTGAAATCGAACAAAACAtcttgaataataaaataaaaactattaCCGCCTATTATGGAGAATTGATTCTTGATCCCTAG
- the LOC124326871 gene encoding trimethylguanosine synthase-like isoform X2 — MSEFKSWKSVCVFNFKLKNSSTEICCNFTQSFLNDSQLVAKGLEHALESSTHTISFNSSEGVADDKTLECDWVEYWDQHGHQLVLDSWIEKYKEFIDPTYQETHKDKFCSSEEVFLDKEEISQPTDCQWTPLWAEHQQEQYLYYQNWFSQWWTEKELQKQACVIAEESIQVKELSENINPVSTLEFENLSLQANPEMEDSLNSSPIHTNANQSEKTILEKTQDFLDGLGLASNMKSADSNITCCKVLAMKKKKKNKKKKVAYNTVVAEQIAHYAKFGLNMQEDEETQNVQQLPEIPENKELKKYWAQRYRLFSKFDKGIRLDYDSWFSVTPERIARHIADRCRCDLIVDAFCGAGGNSIQFAFKCERVIAIDIDPSKIELARHNASVYGVADRIEFIVGDFFQLAPSLKADVVFLSPPWGGPKYLSAPQFCLEDMQPNGFDIFKAAQKITSNLAYFLPRNTNVDQLIGLATDGKAEIEQNILNNKIKTITAYYGELILDP; from the exons atgagtgAATTTAAATCGTGGAAATCAGtttgtgtttttaattttaagttaaaGAACTCTTCAACAGAAATTTGCTGTAATTTTACACAATCATTTTTGAA TGATTCTCAGTTAGTGGCCAAAGGTTTGGAGCATGCTTTGGAAAGCAGTACACACACAATATCCTTTAATTCTAGTGAAGGTGTTGCTGATGATAAAACTTTGGAGTGTGATTGGGTTGAATATTGGGATCAACATGGCCATCAACTAGTACTTGACAGCTGGATTGAAAAATACAAAGAATTTATTGACCCAACATATCAAGAAACCCACAAGGACAAATTTTGTTCCTCCGAAGAGGTTTTTCTGGACAAGGAAGAAATTTCTCAACCAACTGATTGTCAGTGGACACCACTCTGGGCAGAACATCAACAAGAGCAGTACTTGTATTACCAAAACTGGTTCTCTCAGTGGTGGACAGAGAAAGAGTTGCAAAAGCAAGCCTGTGTTATTGCAGAAGAGAGCATACAAGTGAAAGAGTTGAGTGAAAATATTAATCCTGTTTCCACACTTGAGTTTGAAAACCTCTCTCTCCAAGCAAACCCAGAAATGGAGGATTCTTTGAACTCAAGTCCCATTCATACAAATGCAAATCAGTCTGAAAAGACAATATTAGAAAAAACCCAAGATTTCTTAGATGGGTTAGGACTGGCAAGCAATATGAAAAGCGCAGATTCCAATATAACTTGTTGCAAAGTGCTGgccatgaagaagaagaagaaaaacaaaaagaaaaag GTAGCTTACAACACTGTTGTGGCTGAACAAATTGCTCATTACGCCAAGTTTGGTCTTAATATGCAAGAGGATGAAGAAACCCAGAATGTCCAGCAGCTGCCTGAAATACCTGAAAACAAGGAGTTGAAAAAGTACTGGGCCCAACGCTATCGGCTGTTTTCGAAATTTGACAAGGGCATTCGATTGGATTACG ATTCGTGGTTTTCGGTAACGCCGGAACGCATCGCTCGACACATTGCAGATAGATGCCGCTGTGACTTAATAGTTGATGCCTTTTGTGGAGCCGGGGGAAATTCCATTCAGTTTGCATTCAAATGTGAAAGag TCATTGCGATAGATATTGATCCTTCAAAAATAGAGCTAGCTAGGCATAATGCATCTGTATACGGAGTAGCTGATCGAATTGAATTCATCGTCggagatttttttcaattggctCCGAGTCTGAAAGCAGATGTTGTCTTTCTCTCACCTCCG tGGGGTGGACCGAAATATCTCTCAGCGCCCCAATTTTGTTTGGAAGATATGCAACCTAACGGATTCGACATATTCAAAGCAGCACAAAAGATTACATCAAACCTGGCTTACTTTCTTCCAAGGAACACTAATGTAGATCAA CTGATTGGACTCGCCACTGATGGTAAAGCTGAAATCGAACAAAACAtcttgaataataaaataaaaactattaCCGCCTATTATGGAGAATTGATTCTTGATCCCTAG
- the LOC124326871 gene encoding trimethylguanosine synthase-like isoform X3 has translation MITFEIQLKVAYNTVVAEQIAHYAKFGLNMQEDEETQNVQQLPEIPENKELKKYWAQRYRLFSKFDKGIRLDYDSWFSVTPERIARHIADRCRCDLIVDAFCGAGGNSIQFAFKCERVIAIDIDPSKIELARHNASVYGVADRIEFIVGDFFQLAPSLKADVVFLSPPWGGPKYLSAPQFCLEDMQPNGFDIFKAAQKITSNLAYFLPRNTNVDQLIGLATDGKAEIEQNILNNKIKTITAYYGELILDP, from the exons ATGATTACATTCGAAATTCAACTCAAG GTAGCTTACAACACTGTTGTGGCTGAACAAATTGCTCATTACGCCAAGTTTGGTCTTAATATGCAAGAGGATGAAGAAACCCAGAATGTCCAGCAGCTGCCTGAAATACCTGAAAACAAGGAGTTGAAAAAGTACTGGGCCCAACGCTATCGGCTGTTTTCGAAATTTGACAAGGGCATTCGATTGGATTACG ATTCGTGGTTTTCGGTAACGCCGGAACGCATCGCTCGACACATTGCAGATAGATGCCGCTGTGACTTAATAGTTGATGCCTTTTGTGGAGCCGGGGGAAATTCCATTCAGTTTGCATTCAAATGTGAAAGag TCATTGCGATAGATATTGATCCTTCAAAAATAGAGCTAGCTAGGCATAATGCATCTGTATACGGAGTAGCTGATCGAATTGAATTCATCGTCggagatttttttcaattggctCCGAGTCTGAAAGCAGATGTTGTCTTTCTCTCACCTCCG tGGGGTGGACCGAAATATCTCTCAGCGCCCCAATTTTGTTTGGAAGATATGCAACCTAACGGATTCGACATATTCAAAGCAGCACAAAAGATTACATCAAACCTGGCTTACTTTCTTCCAAGGAACACTAATGTAGATCAA CTGATTGGACTCGCCACTGATGGTAAAGCTGAAATCGAACAAAACAtcttgaataataaaataaaaactattaCCGCCTATTATGGAGAATTGATTCTTGATCCCTAG
- the LOC124312651 gene encoding rRNA-processing protein UTP23 homolog encodes MKITQKRKVNRYMSFFRNNFGFRVPYQVLIDGTLCLAALEGQVRVSEQLIKYFQCELKLLTTQCVILEMEKLGSSVNGALSICKQFAVHKCGHEKKPVPASKCLESMITNNNPNRYIIATQDPSLREVARTIPGTPILYLHIRSPTLEKPSQLSSELAGFNIRTSIQSQGCTMERLRQIKKQELGTDIKEKPFKRRKPKGPNPLSCKKKKKKANIREPLENVGPSSSQPQRTKRRRRAKIAEHIRQELAGRLNVSKV; translated from the exons ATGAAGATCactcagaaaagaaaagttaatcGGTACATGAGCTTTTTCCGAAATAATTTCGGGTTCCGAGTACCTTATCAAGTGTTGATTGATGGTACTTTATGTTTGGCTGCCCTTGAAGGGCAAGTCAGAGTCAGTGAACAACTTATCAAATATTTCCAATGTGAACTGAAGCTATTAACCACACAGTGTGTTATtctagaaatggaaaaattag GTTCCTCGGTAAATGGGGCACTAAGCATCTGCAAACAATTTGCTGTTCATAAATGTGGCCATGAAAAGAAACCTGTCCCTGCCTCCAAATGTCTTGAGTCCATGataaccaacaacaacccaaataG ATATATAATTGCAACACAAGATCCAAGTTTGAGGGAAGTTGCAAGAACTATACCAGGAACACCAATTCTATATCTGCACATTCGTTCTCCGACACTTGAGAAACCATCACAACTAAGCAGTGAATTAGCTGGATTCAATATACGAACAAG CATTCAAAGTCAAGGATGCACGATGGAACGATtgcgacaaataaaaaaacaagaattagGCACTGATATAAAGGAAAAGCCTTTCAAGAGAAGAAAACCTAAAGGACCAAACCCTCTGTcttgtaagaagaagaaaaagaaagccaaCATTCGTGAACCTTTAGAAAACGTCGGACCATCTTCGAGTCAACCACAGCGTACTAAAAGACGAAGGCGTGCCAAAATTGCTGAGCATATTCGACAAGAATTGGCTGGCCGATTAAATGTGTCAAAGGTCTGA